In one Alnus glutinosa chromosome 12, dhAlnGlut1.1, whole genome shotgun sequence genomic region, the following are encoded:
- the LOC133851496 gene encoding uncharacterized protein LOC133851496, with translation MAIMSIAEIFVLIFLGLALLVLEAEATSRRRGLGDADDEEAKAGQTVFNVNSYGAKADGKTNNDQAFMKAWVAACKSSGGPAKLVFPKGTYVSGPVTFAGPCKSSPPITVEVQGTIKATTDLSDYTSQDWFLFQSINGLILTGGGTFDGQGEPVWKYNDCHQNADCQLLPTSISFSNVKNGQINGITSLNSKSFHTHVSGCENIKVHNFTVIAPGNSPNTDGMHVSRSNLVNISSSSIGTGDDCISIGQGTTQLSVTNVHCGPGHGISVGSLGKYPHEQDVSGIFVSHCTLKDTTNGVRIKTWPGSPPSRASGIIFDDIIMDSVKNPIIIDQKYGSHKSAPSKVQISDIHYKNIRGTTVSNVAVSIVCSSQVPCNGIEMVDIDLKYQGNNVKDTSISSSCENAKIKYEGKQVPPPSAKDSQVLTNWRSPSRTRLNKLEELLKNRSNPSLKATMSIAERFLFIGLALLLLEAEATSRLGSSHGVADDSDYQGQSGGGGGSSGGGGGGGDQSVFNVNSYGAQADGETNNQEAFMKTWVDACESSSGAVKVLIPDGTYVSGPVTFKGPCKGSSITFEVQGTIKATTDLSDYSGPDWFLFEYINNFELTGGGTFDGQGEASWKYNDCKGNSNCQLLASSLTFMHLKDSEIHGINSLNSKSFHMHLTLSESVKVYDLSMVAPEDSPNTDGLHISQSNNIDVYDSKFGTGDDCVSIGEGTTQLTVSGVTCGPGHGISVGSLGRYKNELDVSGITVSKCTLKSTMYGVRIKTWAGSDPSQASDITFEDISMENVNNPIIIDQNYGSGSGEPSQVKISDVHYKNIWGTSATAVAVTLKCSSSVPCQDIELVDINLKYAGDEDDKSISSSSSNAKLTCEGTQNPQVCDN, from the exons ATGGCCATCATGAGCATTGCAGAAATATTTGTTCTAATTTTCCTTGGCTTAGCTTTGCTCGTGCTTGAGGCGGAAGCTACATCCCGCCGTCGTGGCCTTGGTGATGCTGACGACGAAGAAGCTAAAGCTGGTCAAACAGTTTTCAATGTTAATTCCTATGGTGCTAAAGCAGATGGTAAAACTAATAATGATCAG GCATTTATGAAGGCGTGGGTTGCAGCATGTAAATCTAGTGGTGGTCCGGCTAAGCTTGTTTTTCCCAAAGGGACATATGTGTCAGGGCCAGTCACTTTCGCAGGGCCGTGCAAGAGCTCACCTCCAATAACTGTTGAAGTTCAAGGAACTATTAAAGCCACAACAGATCTTAGTGATTATACTTCTCAAGACTGGTTTCTTTTTCAATCCATCAATGGTTTGATACTTACTGGTGGAGGAACTTTTGATGGCCAAGGTGAACCTGTGTGGAAGTACAATGACTGTCATCAAAACGCCGACTGTCAGCTTCTCCCTACT TCAATTAGCTTTTCCAATGTGAAGAATGGCCAAATTAATGGGATCACTTCCCTAAACAGCAAATCGTTCCACACGCATGTATCAGGCTGCGAAAACATTAAGGTCCACAATTTCACTGTAATTGCTCCGGGAAATAGCCCGAACACGGATGGCATGCATGTCAGCAGGTCCAATCTTGTCAATATATCCAGCAGCTCAATTGGAACTGGTGATGATTGCATTTCCATTGGACAAGGGACAACCCAGCTCTCCGTCACCAATGTCCACTGTGGCCCCGGACATGGaattag TGTTGGCAGCCTTGGCAAGTATCCCCACGAGCAGGATGTGAGTGGGATTTTTGTGTCTCATTGCACCCTGAAAGACACCACGAACGGTGTGAGGATCAAAACCTGGCCCGGCTCACCTCCAAGCCGAGCTTCTGGCATAATTTTTGATGATATTATAATGGATTCTGTTAAAAATCCCATTATTATCGATCAGAAATATGGTTCGCATAAGAGTGCG CCATCGAAAGTACAGATTAGCGACATTCATTACAAGAACATTAGGGGCACCACGGTTTCGAACGTGGCCGTGTCTATCGTATGCAGTTCACAGGTGCCTTGCAATGGCATTGAGATGGTGGACATCGATTTGAAATACCAGGGAAATAATGTGAAAGATACATCCATTTCATCCTCATGCGAAAATGCAAAGATTAAGTACGAGGGCAAACAGGTTCCACCACCTT CTGCTAAAGATAGTCAAGTGCTAACAAATTGGAGGTCACCATCTAGAACCAG GTTAAACAAGCTAGAAGAATTACTAAAAAATCGATCTAATCCATCGCTTAAGGCCACCATGAGCATTGCAGAGAGATTTCTTTTCATCGGCTTAGCTTTGCTCTTGCTTGAGGCGGAAGCTACATCCCGTCTTGGCAGCAGCCATGGTGTGGCTGATGATAGTGATTATCAGGGTCAATCTGGCGGTGGCGGTGGCAGTAgcggtggcggtggcggtggcggtgATCAATCAGTTTTCAATGTTAACTCCTATGGCGCTCAAGCAGATGGCGAAACTAATAATCAAGAG GCATTCATGAAGACATGGGTTGATGCATGTGAATCTAGCAGTGGTGCGGTCAAGGTTCTTATTCCGGATGGGACATATGTGTCAGGGCCAGTCACTTTCAAAGGGCCATGCAAGGGCTCATCAATAACTTTTGAAGTTCAAGGAACAATTAAAGCGACAACAGATCTTAGTGATTATTCTGGTCCTGACTGGTTTCTGTTCgaatatatcaataattttgAACTTACTGGTGGTGGAACTTTCGATGGCCAAGGTGAGGCTTCGTGGAAGTACAATGACTGTAAAGGCAACAGCAATTGTCAGCTTCTCGCTAGT TCACTTACATTCATGCATCTGAAGGATTCGGAAATTCATGGGATCAATTCCCTAAACAGCAAATCGTTCCACATGCATTTAACATTAAGCGAAAGCGTTAAGGTCTACGATCTCAGTATGGTTGCTCCGGAAGATAGCCCCAACACGGATGGCTTGCATATCAGCCAGTCCAATAATATTGATGTATATGACAGCAAATTTGGAACCGGAGATGATTGCGTTTCCATCGGAGAAGGGACAACCCAGCTCACCGTCTCTGGTGTCACCTGTGGCCCTGGACATGGCATTag cGTTGGCAGCCTTGGAAGGTATAAAAATGAGTTGGATGTGAGTGGAATTACTGTGTCTAAATGCACGTTGAAAAGCACCATGTACGGTGTGAGGATCAAAACCTGGGCCGGATCAGATCCAAGCCAAGCTTCTGACATCACTTTTGAAGATATTAGTATGGAAAATGTTAACAATCCCATTATTATAGATCAGAACTATGGTTCGGGTTCGGGTGAG CCATCACAAGTGAAGATTAGCGACGTTCACTACAAGAACATCTGGGGCACCTCGGCGACGGCTGTAGCAGTGACTCTCAAATGCAGTTCATCGGTGCCTTGCCAGGACATTGAGCTGGTGGACATCAATTTAAAATACGCGGGCGATGAGGATGACAAATCCATTTCATCCTCATCCTCAAATGCAAAGCTGACGTGCGAGGGCACACAGAATCCACAAGTTTGTGATAATTAG